In Triticum urartu cultivar G1812 chromosome 6, Tu2.1, whole genome shotgun sequence, the following proteins share a genomic window:
- the LOC125514433 gene encoding uncharacterized protein LOC125514433, with amino-acid sequence MAAADPIWMMLDRFVFRRDPAESSIEDRSYSFSASHIAGSTPFTVAFRVLSPPEISRLYLKWPPLLDPMNGSSCDLVAAHDNLLLISLTSSPGTVNTYKSPVYPQEHFICRASTSPSQPSLMLHKIPMCTEPLVVRGNKDKVITTQRSFHPHTVGILCRGDEEFAVAQLSLSRPNLVAGMQADLCVLRSSVHNCDHKWEVEQQLPIQCKFSESSDLIYWKTDTVIPFKTALYWVDFCSGGMLFCDVFQERPAISYLQLPICNRNPGYEVRPFHDMHRSVCITKGGQELNFIDVVREDGKHVGPMSPDTGFTINRYALMTSSCGTLTWKKFVVKSSELDSLETSPSQALTFPLVSMDNPNMVHFLLSKKMADGIDNVSVVTVDMKAKEMVSSHPYIKGNEDLLGKDADMVRRKSHLLQPFISSRLPKFFNRSSFKRKVQTRRQD; translated from the exons ATGGCCGCCGCCGACCCCATCTGGATGATGCTCGACCGCTTCGTCTTCCGCAGGGATCCCGCCGAGTCCTCCATCGAAGACCGCAGCTATTCCTTCTCGGCCAGCCACATCGCCGGGTCCACCCCCTTCACCGTTGCTTTCCGCGTCCTCAGCCCCCCGGAGATCTCCCGCCTCTACCTGAAGTGGCCGCCTCTGCTAGATCCAATGAATGGCTCTTCGTGCGATCTCGTGGCGGCGCACGACAACCTCCTCCTGATCAGCCTCACCTCCAGCCCCGGGACTGTGAACACGTACAAGTCCCCAGTTTATCCGCAGGAACACTTCATCTGCAGAGCCTCCACCTCGCCGTCTCAGCCGTCACTGATGCTCCACAAGATCCCGATGTGTACGGAACCGTTGGTCGTGCGTGGGAACAAGGACAAGGTGATAACTACACAGCGCTCATTTCATCCTCACACTGTCGGTATCTTGTGCCGTGGTGATGAAGAGTTCGCCGTGGCACAGCTGAGCTTAAGTAGACCCAATCTAGTAGCCGGTATGCAAGCTGACCTGTGCGTGCTTCGCTCCAGTGTACACAACTGTGATCACAAGTGGGAGGTTGAGCAGCAGCTACCGATCCAGTGCAAGTTCTCCGAATCATCTGACTTGATCTATTGGAAAACTGACACAGTCATCCCTTTCAAGACTGCTCTGTACTGGGTCGACTTCTGCAGCGGAGGTATGCTATTCTGTGATGTCTTCCAGGAAAGGCCTGCCATCTCTTACCTTCAATTGCCTATTTGTAACCGAAATCCTGGTTATGAAGTACGCCCATTTCATGATATGCACCGTTCTGTGTGCATCACCAAAGGTGGCCAGGAGCTCAACTTCATTGATGTCGTCCGTGAGGATGGTAAGCATGTTGGCCCAATGAGCCCTGATACTGGTTTCACTATCAACCGCTATGCTTTGATGACAAGCAGCTGTGGCACCTTGACTTGGAAAAAATTCGTCGTCAAATCTTCTGAATTGGACTCTCTCGAAACCTCTCCATCTCAAGCTCTGACGTTCCCTCTTGTGAGTATGGACAATCCAAACATGGTGCACTTTCTGCTATCTAAGAAAATGGCGGATGGAATCGACAACGTTTCTGTGGTTACTGTTGATATGAAAGCCAAGGAAATGGTGTCGAGTCATCCTTACATTAAGGGTAATGAAGACCTCCTGGGCAAAGACGCGGATATGGTCAGACGAAAGTCCCATCTTCTCCAGCCATTTATTTCCTCCAGGCTTCCAAAATTCTTCAATCGCTCCAG CTTCAAGCGGAAGGTGCAAACAAGACGCCAGGATTAA
- the LOC125512467 gene encoding ethylene receptor 4-like, with translation MDYQKMRRCGEGCDGAVDAMLQCQKVSDFLIAASYLSIPLELLYFASCADLAPVKWLLLQLAAFAVLGGAVHLLAVLTHHHPHSSGLLLASTAAKLLAALVSLATALSLLTFIPRLIRAKLREALLRAKARQLDRDVGLIRRRVEATSRVVRMLSRHIRDSPHDHHAVLHTTMLHLADALALHSCAVWVPVPGDVLQLVYQLSLRDKGAVMLGSRAPIPALDPDVVDVMSGVAAKVLRPGSALAAASGGGLQPPGGVAAIRMPMLKVSNFDGARTPEARSYAILVLVLPDTGRWSSQDLEIVEVVADQVAVALSHAAVLEEWQSIRDRLADQHRALLHAKHEAATATTGIHSVQSAMCGAMQRQMHSVIGLLSMLQHAAADGMSPEQRLVVDAIARTSALSLALANDADAETLTTSRVPFGLHALVREAMAVARCMSGCSGVEFSYHSENSLPLSEWVVGDETRVFHLLLHMVTTLLGRRCDGAAPGRITFSVESCNVGEEERYSRDWIPMRPSAGCSMRVKFQVGMQTKFARRSAASDRGLSFGMCNKIVQMMNGSMRSSGSDGGSIITVVLQFQLQQSGARRRTSSPPVPVPRFDGLRVLLADSDGTSRQVTGVLLEKLGCQVMPVPSGVHCLRLLESAGSCFQLVLLDLDKHATAATMEDVFEVALRIGELGSGGWQLVLAALAVGDVDDRVREVCQRSGINGVIQKPITLVALGAQLAAALQNN, from the exons ATGGACTATCAGAAGATGCGGCGGTGCGGCGAGGGGTGCGACGGCGCGGTGGACGCGATGCTGCAGTGCCAGAAGGTGAGCGACTTCCTCATCGCGGCCTCCTACCTCTCCATCCCGCTCGAGCTGCTCTACTTCGCCTCCTGCGCCGACCTCGCGCCCGTCAAGTGGCTGCTGCTCCAGCTCGCCGCCTTCGCCGTGCTCGGCGGCGCCGTCCACCTGCTCGCCGTCCTAACCCACCACCACCCGCACtcctccggcctcctcctcgcctccaccgccgccaagCTCCTCGCCGCGCTCGTCTCCCTGGCCACCGCGCTCTCGCTCCTCACCTTCATCCCGCGCCTCATCCGCGCCAAGCTCCGCGAGGCCCTGCTCCGCGCCAAGGCGCGCCAGCTCGACCGCGACGTCGGCCTCATCCGCCGCCGCGTCGAGGCCACCTCCCGCGTCGTCCGCATGCTCTCCCGCCACATCCGCGACTCCCCGCACGACCACCACGCCGTCCTCCACACCACcatgctgcacctcgccgacgcGCTCGCGCTCCACAGCTGCGCCGTCTGGGTGCCCGTGCCCGGCGACGTCCTCCAGCTGGTCTATCAGCTGAGCCTCAGAGACAAGGGCGCCGTCATGCTGGGCTCGCGGGCCCCTATCCCCGCCCTCGACCCTGACGTGGTCGACGTGATGTCCGGCGTGGCCGCCAAGGTGCTCCGGCCGGGATCGGCGCTTGCGGCGGCGAGCGGTGGCGGCCTGCAGCCTCCGGGGGGCGTGGCTGCCATACGGATGCCCATGCTCAAGGTCTCCAATTTCGACGGAGCGAGGACACCGGAGGCGAGGTCGTACGCCATCTTGGTGCTGGTTCTGCCCGACACGGGGCGATGGAGCAGCCAAGACCTCGAGATCGTGGAGGTCGTCGCGGACCAGGTCGCCGTGGCGCTCTCTCACGCGGCGGTGCTCGAGGAGTGGCAGTCGATCCGGGACAGGCTCGCGGATCAGCACAGGGCCCTGCTGCATGCGAAGCACGAAGCGGCGACGGCGACCACGGGCATCCACTCCGTCCAGAGCGCCATGTGCGGGGCCATGCAGCGGCAGATGCACTCCGTCATCGGGCTGCTCTCCATGCTGCAGCACGCCGCCGCCGACGGCATGAGCCCCGAACAGAGGCTCGTCGTGGACGCCATCGCCCGGACAAGCGCGCTCTCGCTGGCGCTGGCGAACGACGCCGACGCGGAGACGCTGACGACGAGCCGCGTGCCGTTCGGGCTCCACGCGCTGGTCAGGGAGGCCATGGCCGTCGCGCGGTGCATGTCCGGCTGCAGCGGCGTTGAGTTCTCGTACCACTCGGAGAACTCCCTGCCCCTGTCCGAGTGGGTGGTCGGCGACGAGACGAGGGTGTTCCATCTCCTGCTGCACATGGTGACCACCCTGCTAGGTCGCCGTTGCGACGGCGCGGCGCCGGGCCGCATCACGTTCTCCGTCGAGAGCTGCAATGTGGGCGAGGAAGAGAGGTACAGCCGGGACTGGATCCCGATGCGACCATCTGCGGGTTGCAGCATGCGCGTCAAGTTTCAGGTTGGGATGCAAACGAAGTTTGCACGTCGATCGGCCGCCTCCGACAGGGGGCTTAGCTTCGGCATGTGCAACAAGATCGTGCAG ATGATGAACGGCAGCATGAGATCGTCGGGATCGGACGGAGGGAGCATCATCACCGTCGTCCTCCAGTTCCAGCTGCAGCAGTCGGGCGCGCGCCGAAGGACGTCGTCGCCGCCGGTGCCGGTCCCTCGCTTCGACGGCCTGAGGGTCCTGCTCGCGGACAGCGACGGCACGAGCCGGCAGGTGACCGGGGTGCTCCTCGAGAAGCTCGGGTGCCAGGTGATGCCGGTGCCGTCGGGAGTCCATTGCCTGCGCCTGCTGGAGAGCGCCGGGTCGTGTTTCCAGCTGGTGCTCCTCGACCTCGACAAGCACGCTACGGCGGCGACGATGGAGGACGTGTTCGAGGTGGCCCTCCGGATCGGCGAGCTGGGGAGCGGCGGCTGGCAGCTCGTGCTCGCCGCTCTCGCGGTCGGCGACGTCGACGACCGCGTCCGCGAGGTGTGCCAGCGCTCGGGGATAAATGGCGTGATACAGAAGCCCATCACGCTGGTGGCGCTCGGCGCCCAGCTCGCTGCAGCTCTTCAGAACAATTAG